Proteins from one Gimesia maris genomic window:
- the glmM gene encoding phosphoglucosamine mutase → MSERILSISGLRGVVGNGLTPDYLTRFAAAVGTIANQGTVVLSRDGRGSGEMVRHAVIGGLLATGCRVIDAGIATTPTCGVLVTHLKAAGGIQITASHNPIPWNGLKPFSSEGSVYNQEQGEKLLSVLNNETFNYVSWDQLGSVETLEDAAAPHMDRVFKLIDREQIKQRQFKVVLDCNHGSGAVSTPRFLESLGCEVIVLGGTADGHFAHTPEPLKENLTGLSEAVVKAGADAGFAQDPDADRLAIVDDTGRYIGEELTLALAADYVLARTPGPVVVNGSTSRVTADIAAKYNCPFFRSYVGEAHVCAKMKQESAILGGEGNGGVIDPKVGYVRDSYVSMAYVLAGLAASGQKLSSWSDSLPQYSIVKNKITCPREKVEDACKALESHFDSATASRGDGLRLDWDDRWVQVRASNTEPIIRVIAEAPESEAAEALCESAMQIVGKAVN, encoded by the coding sequence ATGTCAGAACGGATACTCAGTATTTCCGGTTTACGCGGCGTGGTTGGTAACGGACTGACTCCCGATTATTTAACCCGGTTTGCCGCCGCCGTCGGTACGATTGCAAATCAGGGAACGGTCGTACTCTCACGTGATGGCCGCGGCAGTGGTGAAATGGTGCGTCATGCTGTGATCGGTGGACTGCTGGCAACCGGCTGCCGCGTGATTGATGCGGGGATCGCGACAACACCGACCTGCGGGGTTCTGGTAACACATTTGAAAGCGGCCGGGGGAATTCAAATCACCGCGAGCCACAATCCGATTCCTTGGAATGGACTGAAACCGTTTTCCTCTGAAGGTTCCGTCTATAACCAGGAGCAGGGCGAAAAACTGCTGTCTGTTTTGAATAATGAAACGTTCAACTATGTCAGCTGGGATCAACTGGGTTCTGTTGAGACTCTGGAAGATGCCGCTGCACCTCATATGGACCGTGTTTTCAAATTAATCGACCGTGAACAGATTAAACAACGTCAATTCAAAGTAGTGCTGGACTGCAACCATGGATCGGGGGCCGTTTCGACACCACGATTCCTCGAATCACTGGGCTGCGAAGTCATCGTACTTGGTGGGACGGCAGACGGTCATTTTGCCCATACGCCTGAGCCACTAAAAGAGAATCTAACCGGCTTGAGTGAAGCCGTTGTAAAAGCAGGTGCCGATGCCGGCTTCGCCCAGGACCCCGATGCCGATCGCCTGGCGATTGTAGATGATACGGGCCGCTATATTGGAGAAGAACTCACCCTGGCGCTGGCCGCTGATTATGTACTCGCACGGACTCCCGGCCCTGTTGTCGTGAATGGATCGACCAGTCGCGTGACTGCGGACATCGCTGCGAAATACAATTGTCCCTTCTTTCGTTCTTATGTGGGAGAAGCCCACGTTTGTGCCAAAATGAAGCAGGAGTCAGCGATTCTTGGCGGAGAAGGGAATGGCGGCGTAATTGATCCCAAGGTGGGCTATGTGCGTGACAGCTATGTGAGTATGGCTTACGTACTGGCAGGCCTTGCTGCTTCAGGTCAGAAATTAAGCAGTTGGTCAGATTCGCTTCCTCAATACAGCATTGTGAAAAACAAAATCACCTGCCCGCGCGAAAAAGTGGAAGACGCCTGTAAAGCGCTTGAGTCTCATTTCGACAGTGCAACGGCTTCCCGGGGAGATGGTCTGCGACTGGACTGGGACGACCGCTGGGTACAGGTCAGAGCCAGTAATACCGAACCGATCATTCGCGTCATCGCAGAAGCCCCTGAGAGTGAAGCCGCCGAAGCACTCTGTGAATCAGCGATGCAGATAGTGGGTAAAGCGGTCAACTGA
- a CDS encoding lysophospholipid acyltransferase family protein encodes MAEVNQISPPRSNRRNFLWILFQWILQVFFAIWLRYQSRGKENLPAEGGGLLVSNHQSFLDPLLIGLPLSRPVSFMARDSLFRIPILGPFMRYEFVIPISRKAASSQSFRAAILNIESGNYVGIFPEGTRTTDGSVQRFKPGFLALLKRTDVAIYPIGIAGAFRALPRGAYFLRPRSVRVVFGEPISAELIREYCERGAEKALLELTHQRVLACQQQAESWVNPDLTS; translated from the coding sequence TTGGCTGAAGTAAATCAGATTTCTCCTCCCCGCAGTAACCGCCGGAATTTTCTCTGGATTCTATTTCAATGGATCCTGCAGGTATTCTTTGCGATCTGGCTGCGCTATCAGTCGCGGGGTAAGGAGAATTTACCAGCAGAAGGAGGCGGATTGCTGGTCAGTAATCATCAGAGTTTTCTCGACCCGCTGTTGATTGGCCTGCCTCTGAGTCGGCCCGTCAGCTTTATGGCCCGGGATTCACTGTTTCGGATCCCGATTCTGGGTCCCTTCATGCGATATGAATTTGTGATACCGATCAGTCGCAAGGCTGCCAGTTCGCAGAGTTTTCGTGCAGCGATACTGAATATCGAGAGTGGGAATTATGTCGGAATCTTTCCGGAGGGTACACGAACCACCGACGGGTCGGTCCAACGTTTCAAACCGGGATTTCTGGCTCTACTGAAACGGACTGACGTTGCGATCTACCCGATTGGAATCGCGGGTGCTTTTCGCGCGCTGCCACGGGGAGCCTACTTTCTACGTCCCCGCTCGGTACGGGTTGTTTTCGGAGAACCGATTTCTGCAGAACTGATTCGGGAATACTGTGAACGCGGTGCAGAAAAAGCGCTGCTGGAACTGACTCACCAGCGAGTGCTCGCATGTCAGCAGCAGGCTGAATCCTGGGTGAACCCTGATCTGACCAGTTAA
- a CDS encoding HNH endonuclease: protein MVSSTLERPTLILNRNWQPVGVTTVARAVVKIWNETARIVDPSDYQTYSWADWAQLKPEDDELAIQSSHSRFRVPEVITLLKYDRVPRNVVTFSRRNVFKRDHFTCQYCGCQPGSEELTIDHVTPRSQGGETSWSNCVLACVECNSRKAARTPGQAGMKLQKEPVRPKWKPFYAMQNMRIDSWSRFISETYWNVELET from the coding sequence ATGGTGTCATCAACGCTGGAGCGGCCAACGCTGATACTCAACCGAAACTGGCAGCCCGTTGGTGTAACGACGGTTGCTCGGGCTGTGGTCAAAATCTGGAATGAGACGGCGCGGATTGTTGATCCGTCTGACTATCAGACCTATTCCTGGGCCGATTGGGCACAGCTCAAACCAGAGGATGACGAACTGGCCATCCAGAGCAGTCATTCCCGGTTCCGGGTTCCGGAAGTGATCACGCTATTGAAGTACGACCGAGTGCCCCGCAACGTGGTGACATTCAGTCGACGGAATGTTTTTAAACGTGACCATTTCACCTGCCAGTATTGCGGCTGTCAGCCCGGTAGTGAAGAGCTGACGATCGACCACGTCACTCCCCGTTCCCAGGGGGGGGAGACTTCCTGGAGTAACTGTGTGCTGGCTTGCGTGGAATGCAATTCACGTAAAGCAGCCCGTACGCCAGGACAAGCTGGGATGAAACTGCAGAAGGAACCGGTTCGTCCGAAATGGAAACCATTCTATGCAATGCAGAACATGCGGATCGACAGCTGGTCTCGATTTATCAGCGAGACCTACTGGAACGTAGAACTGGAAACTTAA
- a CDS encoding NAD(+)/NADH kinase produces the protein MSESPLNLMFLLRDQSTHIQTAWEQIHNHIQAQTSVYVSSVSVIEDFIPDDSAADLVVVLGGDGAILRACRQMSLKQLPMIGVNLGRLGFLADLTPEGFCKNFSLLLERKYRIVEHLMFECKHFHSDGSVKTYLGLNEVVISSAGAMAMIDVELAIDNEMVTTYSGDGLIISTPVGSTAHSLSAGGPILKQDLQAFVITPICPHTPSNRPLVDNANALYSLTAANVPDGAMLVIDGQIKVPYSSGDRLELTRAPVTFKLARIPGFNYYSRLNRKLGWGGQPKYGAE, from the coding sequence ATGTCTGAATCGCCATTAAACCTGATGTTTCTGCTGCGTGATCAAAGTACGCATATCCAGACCGCCTGGGAACAAATTCATAATCATATTCAGGCACAAACTTCTGTTTATGTTTCTTCTGTTTCCGTGATTGAAGATTTTATCCCCGATGATTCCGCAGCCGACCTGGTCGTGGTCCTCGGCGGTGACGGCGCTATTCTCCGGGCGTGTCGACAAATGAGTCTCAAACAGCTGCCGATGATTGGAGTCAATCTGGGGCGGCTGGGATTCCTGGCAGATCTGACACCGGAAGGGTTCTGTAAAAACTTCTCACTGCTGCTGGAACGAAAATATCGCATCGTGGAACACCTGATGTTTGAATGCAAGCATTTTCACTCCGATGGTTCGGTGAAAACTTACCTGGGACTGAATGAAGTGGTAATCAGTTCCGCAGGAGCGATGGCCATGATTGATGTCGAATTAGCCATCGATAATGAAATGGTAACAACCTATAGCGGCGATGGTCTGATCATCAGCACGCCGGTAGGCTCGACTGCCCATAGCCTGTCCGCAGGTGGTCCCATCTTAAAACAGGACTTGCAGGCTTTTGTCATTACGCCGATTTGTCCGCATACTCCCTCGAACCGTCCTCTGGTCGATAATGCGAATGCCCTGTATTCGCTGACAGCTGCGAATGTACCTGATGGGGCCATGCTGGTGATTGATGGTCAAATCAAAGTTCCTTATTCCTCCGGTGATCGACTCGAGCTGACACGGGCTCCTGTCACATTTAAACTCGCGCGAATTCCCGGTTTCAACTACTATTCACGGCTCAACCGCAAACTTGGCTGGGGTGGCCAGCCAAAATATGGTGCTGAATAA
- a CDS encoding DNA integrity scanning protein DisA nucleotide-binding domain protein — translation MKRVELSPQLTSLLKAAKRLASDCEIEVVFLLADIPYDFLEISKSLSKLRLVVSSDKPDVQRAAQEDGIALVPLIHEPQTRQVQISQAILEAIADEILASGDRIIALYAGFEREHADSLSIVSLADHLAKLTSRDLQRLETKVPLQTLRAVVDLAVEIGREGREGKPVGALFAVGNHRKVLAASHEQVHDPFKGYSQKDRMVNNPRVKESMKELAQIDGAFIISSDGVVQSAGRILNASAEGLTLSKGLGARHWAAAAISKETGAIAIAVSESTGTVRIFQDGYVVLRIEPMSSAMKWFDFDTEPPQSE, via the coding sequence ATGAAACGGGTAGAGCTTTCTCCACAATTGACCAGCTTATTAAAAGCGGCAAAGCGCCTGGCCAGTGATTGTGAGATTGAAGTTGTCTTCCTGTTAGCTGACATTCCTTACGACTTCCTTGAAATCAGTAAATCGTTGAGCAAACTGCGACTGGTAGTTTCCTCAGACAAACCAGACGTCCAACGTGCTGCCCAAGAAGATGGAATTGCTCTGGTTCCGTTGATTCACGAACCACAGACACGTCAGGTTCAGATCAGCCAGGCCATTCTGGAAGCGATTGCAGATGAAATTCTGGCGTCAGGCGATCGGATTATTGCACTCTATGCAGGTTTTGAGCGGGAACATGCAGATTCACTCAGTATCGTGAGTCTGGCAGACCATCTGGCAAAGCTGACTTCACGTGACCTGCAGCGACTGGAAACCAAAGTCCCGCTGCAGACATTAAGGGCAGTCGTCGACCTGGCTGTTGAAATTGGCCGTGAAGGCCGTGAGGGAAAACCCGTGGGTGCCTTATTTGCTGTAGGCAATCACCGTAAAGTCCTGGCTGCCTCGCACGAACAGGTCCATGATCCATTCAAAGGCTATTCGCAGAAAGACCGCATGGTTAACAACCCGCGTGTCAAAGAGAGCATGAAAGAGCTCGCTCAAATTGACGGAGCTTTTATCATCAGTTCCGATGGAGTCGTTCAATCTGCCGGACGGATCTTAAATGCCTCGGCGGAAGGGTTAACCCTTTCCAAAGGACTGGGAGCCCGACACTGGGCTGCAGCCGCCATCTCAAAAGAAACCGGTGCCATCGCAATTGCCGTTTCGGAGTCAACCGGAACTGTACGAATTTTTCAAGACGGATATGTCGTTCTGCGAATCGAACCGATGAGTAGTGCCATGAAATGGTTCGACTTTGATACCGAGCCTCCCCAGTCAGAATAA
- a CDS encoding DUF11 domain-containing protein, producing MSNVAIKLVAVAGVVGLGVLMFLQAQKGIQSGSLEHQMSQMNVLESEQAAVTPELSLGESDSVPSDQVPAELSELAARNALPLDAEKSKKDDSPFAPNSNSPLSNIRLTAATDESATGDPESAAASEFEPVEKTELLSPVKGLDFREPPEMKTPDLSENPFTVPEETPVVTQKEPVTPSEPVLPEFDAGPQFGPVMTAEAAVKENPVTKVPPREAFTRGSDSANPFDEPADKKPATLPESDPGNLEPVIEESPFSTGNSTAKMELPKPEPENSPQPVESLESPTPAIELNPFAESPGNDPKPVPVPEPDTPTLTPTVEPEFNPFQSEPETTRSKPEMEPKFNSTAAPEPEPVNLPETKPAPFAVEPSAKIEAKPVPAKEESDVVIIKKRQPESNPQEPPLFPIEGKKETAGTSQPQPIAISPAEPKPLSLVEGNQSLNQEPAIPAVHLKTQSPKMTIQKMAPPEAVLGQPFIYHVLVKNSGTTSAQSVIVEDRIPKGAKLTGTIPRAEQINNRIIWRLGEMGPGAEKKISIRVIPEQAGQIGSVATVNFVTEVASETKITSPKLVIKSDQPEAVKPGDIAVVNYTITNSGTGDAKNVFVRSIIPPQFTHPGGDDLEYSVGIIPAGETKQIQLQLKAVKPGAGKNISSVVGDGNLKSETEVPLKVIGSGEQFILARKGPKNRYLGSKGEYENSITNNTEKSIQNISIFESIPPGMKFLSASENGKYDQVRNVVQWDLKELAAGHTQTLKIELEPNEIGKKISTLQVVTDNNTQFSANLQSETVVIGQPLLKVETSELKGPLEVGEKMAMQVQLTNQGSASATNVEFRVKIPKELVFVAAKGPGRYQQAGSYIIFEPAQELAAKQSLNFELTLAARDKGDARVLVQVQSKQMEKPLSREEAIPVLGKLQ from the coding sequence ATGTCGAATGTAGCAATCAAGCTGGTCGCTGTCGCCGGAGTCGTAGGTCTTGGCGTATTAATGTTTCTTCAGGCTCAAAAAGGAATTCAGTCCGGCAGCCTGGAACATCAAATGAGTCAGATGAATGTTCTGGAATCAGAGCAAGCTGCTGTAACGCCAGAACTTTCACTCGGCGAATCCGATTCTGTCCCTTCAGATCAAGTGCCCGCAGAACTTTCAGAACTGGCAGCGCGGAATGCACTTCCGCTCGATGCCGAGAAATCAAAAAAAGACGATTCTCCTTTTGCACCCAACTCGAATTCGCCACTCTCTAATATCAGGCTCACTGCAGCAACCGATGAATCTGCGACAGGCGATCCTGAATCAGCGGCGGCCAGTGAATTTGAACCCGTCGAAAAAACAGAACTCCTTTCTCCTGTGAAAGGTTTGGATTTCCGGGAACCACCGGAAATGAAAACTCCTGATCTTTCAGAGAATCCTTTTACGGTTCCCGAAGAAACACCGGTTGTTACTCAGAAAGAACCGGTAACTCCCTCTGAACCAGTTCTCCCGGAATTTGATGCCGGTCCCCAGTTTGGACCGGTCATGACAGCGGAAGCTGCCGTCAAAGAAAACCCAGTCACTAAGGTTCCCCCTCGAGAAGCATTTACCAGGGGATCTGATTCAGCAAATCCGTTTGATGAGCCGGCTGACAAGAAACCAGCCACACTTCCGGAATCTGACCCAGGTAATCTGGAACCAGTTATCGAAGAAAGTCCATTCTCAACCGGCAATTCAACAGCAAAAATGGAGCTGCCCAAGCCGGAACCTGAAAATAGCCCCCAACCTGTTGAATCTCTGGAGTCTCCGACACCTGCAATCGAACTGAACCCCTTTGCCGAGTCTCCCGGGAACGATCCAAAACCGGTTCCTGTACCAGAACCCGACACTCCCACGCTGACTCCAACCGTTGAACCGGAATTCAATCCGTTTCAGTCAGAACCGGAAACCACTCGTTCTAAACCGGAAATGGAACCGAAGTTTAATTCCACAGCAGCCCCCGAACCCGAACCAGTGAATTTACCTGAAACAAAACCGGCCCCCTTCGCAGTGGAGCCGTCGGCCAAAATCGAAGCAAAGCCTGTCCCGGCTAAAGAAGAATCTGATGTCGTCATAATCAAAAAACGTCAGCCAGAATCGAATCCACAAGAACCGCCGTTATTCCCGATAGAGGGGAAAAAAGAGACCGCTGGGACATCACAACCACAGCCGATTGCGATTTCACCGGCAGAGCCGAAGCCACTGAGTCTGGTAGAAGGCAATCAGTCGCTGAACCAGGAACCAGCAATTCCTGCAGTCCATCTGAAAACTCAGTCTCCCAAAATGACGATTCAGAAAATGGCTCCCCCTGAAGCGGTGCTGGGCCAGCCCTTCATTTATCACGTTCTTGTAAAAAACAGTGGGACGACATCGGCTCAGTCGGTGATTGTAGAAGACCGGATCCCCAAGGGAGCCAAATTGACGGGAACCATTCCCCGGGCTGAACAGATTAATAACCGGATCATCTGGCGACTGGGAGAGATGGGACCAGGAGCAGAAAAGAAAATCTCAATCCGTGTCATCCCCGAACAGGCCGGTCAGATCGGCAGCGTAGCCACCGTCAATTTTGTGACGGAAGTCGCCTCAGAAACCAAAATCACTTCTCCTAAACTGGTTATTAAATCGGATCAACCCGAAGCAGTAAAACCAGGGGACATTGCCGTCGTCAACTACACGATCACCAACAGTGGAACAGGGGATGCGAAAAATGTGTTTGTTCGCAGCATCATCCCTCCGCAGTTCACTCACCCCGGAGGAGACGATCTTGAGTACAGCGTCGGTATTATTCCAGCTGGTGAAACCAAACAGATCCAACTGCAGCTTAAAGCCGTGAAACCAGGCGCAGGCAAAAACATTTCCAGCGTAGTGGGTGATGGAAATCTGAAATCAGAAACGGAAGTCCCCCTGAAAGTCATCGGAAGTGGGGAGCAGTTTATCCTGGCTCGCAAAGGTCCCAAAAACAGATATCTGGGCAGCAAAGGTGAGTATGAGAACTCGATTACCAATAACACGGAAAAATCAATCCAGAATATTTCGATATTTGAATCGATCCCTCCAGGCATGAAGTTTTTATCTGCATCAGAAAACGGCAAATACGATCAGGTACGCAATGTGGTCCAGTGGGATCTCAAAGAACTGGCAGCCGGACATACTCAGACTCTGAAAATTGAACTCGAACCAAACGAAATCGGCAAGAAAATCAGTACGCTTCAGGTTGTTACGGATAACAACACTCAGTTTTCGGCCAATCTTCAATCCGAAACGGTCGTCATCGGACAGCCATTACTGAAAGTGGAAACCAGCGAATTAAAAGGTCCACTGGAAGTGGGCGAGAAGATGGCAATGCAGGTGCAACTCACCAATCAGGGAAGTGCCTCAGCCACGAATGTCGAATTCCGGGTCAAAATTCCTAAAGAACTGGTCTTTGTTGCTGCGAAAGGCCCCGGCCGTTATCAGCAGGCTGGTTCTTATATCATCTTTGAACCGGCTCAGGAACTGGCAGCGAAACAGTCCTTGAATTTTGAACTCACACTGGCAGCCCGTGATAAGGGAGACGCCCGCGTTTTAGTCCAGGTACAGTCGAAACAGATGGAGAAACCTCTCAGTAGGGAAGAAGCCATCCCTGTCCTCGGCAAACTGCAATAA
- a CDS encoding sugar phosphate isomerase/epimerase family protein, giving the protein MKYGLNMLLWTSDVNESHFGLLEQIKGWGYDGVELPVFEADEKKFAQVGKKLSELGLESTAVTVCTPDENPISGDAKIREAGLERLKRMIDMCAAAGSTHLCGPIHSALGEFSGAGRTADEWNYGKETLAKAADYAQEHKVMLVCEYLNRFECYFLNTAEDCSQFTREVNHPYLKMMYDSFHANIEEKSITSAVKTCADQMVHVHISENDRSTPGEGGVNWDETFSALKEVNYDGWLTIEAFGLALPDLAAATRIWRKMFPSEEHLATKGLEFMKSRWEG; this is encoded by the coding sequence ATGAAGTACGGCTTAAACATGCTGCTCTGGACCTCGGATGTCAACGAATCCCATTTTGGACTTCTGGAACAGATTAAAGGCTGGGGATACGACGGCGTTGAACTTCCCGTGTTCGAAGCAGATGAAAAAAAGTTTGCTCAGGTGGGAAAGAAATTATCGGAACTCGGTCTCGAAAGTACGGCGGTTACCGTTTGTACTCCCGACGAAAACCCCATCTCCGGTGATGCGAAAATACGGGAAGCTGGTCTGGAGCGACTGAAACGCATGATTGATATGTGCGCCGCAGCAGGATCCACCCATCTGTGTGGCCCGATCCATTCCGCTCTGGGGGAATTCTCCGGCGCAGGTCGTACTGCCGATGAGTGGAACTATGGCAAAGAGACGCTCGCCAAAGCAGCCGACTATGCTCAGGAACACAAAGTCATGCTGGTCTGCGAATATCTGAATCGCTTTGAATGCTATTTCCTGAATACTGCCGAAGACTGTTCGCAATTCACTCGCGAAGTCAATCACCCTTATCTCAAAATGATGTACGATTCCTTTCATGCGAATATTGAAGAGAAAAGCATCACCTCCGCTGTGAAAACTTGTGCCGACCAGATGGTGCACGTGCACATTTCTGAAAACGATCGTTCCACACCCGGCGAAGGGGGCGTGAACTGGGATGAGACGTTCTCTGCTCTGAAAGAAGTCAACTACGATGGCTGGTTGACAATCGAAGCCTTCGGTCTGGCTCTGCCCGATCTCGCTGCCGCCACTCGCATCTGGCGTAAGATGTTCCCCTCGGAAGAGCATCTGGCAACAAAGGGGCTGGAGTTCATGAAATCCCGCTGGGAAGGTTAA
- a CDS encoding DUF1559 domain-containing protein — MSSGRLKKRVGFTLIELLVVIAIIAILIALLLPAVQQAREAARRSTCKNNMKQLGLALHNYHDTFQVFVHMMGGSANGRCFGGAPVTDGCSTNAFGTGNESRISGFVGLLPYFDQAPLFNQISSPLGSYPAFGASRDDSGYAPWKAKIPVILCPSNPTPADYRGFGWTVPQSYVFCMGDTINNWGVRNTRGIFGFQSSTKMRDITDGSSNTIMLAERGIYSGNARDVRGLAANGISSVLTAPNTCFTTASGGLYNTGQSVQKDRHMGGMWQHGQPHFAGFCAVLPPNSPSCMSNTHGDIWALSSSSSYHEGGAHILLADGAVRFISENIDTGNLALAPATSGPSNYGIWGALGTKQGGETIGDY, encoded by the coding sequence ATGTCATCGGGCAGACTTAAGAAACGCGTCGGCTTTACTTTGATCGAATTACTGGTTGTCATCGCGATTATTGCCATTCTGATCGCCCTTCTGTTGCCAGCGGTACAGCAGGCACGCGAAGCTGCCCGTCGTTCCACCTGCAAAAACAATATGAAGCAACTGGGACTGGCACTTCACAACTACCATGACACGTTTCAGGTATTCGTTCATATGATGGGTGGTTCCGCCAACGGTCGTTGTTTTGGTGGTGCGCCTGTAACCGATGGTTGTTCCACCAATGCTTTTGGAACGGGAAATGAAAGTCGGATCAGCGGTTTTGTAGGCTTGCTTCCCTATTTTGATCAGGCCCCATTATTCAATCAAATCTCTTCTCCACTGGGTAGCTACCCTGCATTCGGAGCATCACGTGATGACAGTGGCTATGCGCCATGGAAAGCGAAGATCCCCGTGATTCTCTGTCCTTCAAATCCAACTCCAGCTGACTATCGAGGATTTGGCTGGACAGTTCCTCAAAGCTATGTCTTCTGTATGGGTGATACAATAAATAACTGGGGCGTTCGCAACACGCGTGGCATCTTCGGATTTCAATCCAGTACTAAAATGCGGGATATCACAGATGGCAGCAGTAATACGATCATGCTGGCCGAACGGGGTATCTACTCCGGAAATGCCCGCGATGTCCGTGGGTTGGCAGCGAATGGAATCAGCTCGGTATTGACGGCTCCCAATACCTGTTTTACGACAGCCAGCGGTGGTTTGTATAATACAGGTCAAAGTGTGCAGAAAGACCGTCACATGGGCGGGATGTGGCAGCACGGACAACCTCATTTTGCCGGTTTCTGTGCCGTGCTACCGCCTAACAGTCCATCGTGCATGTCCAATACCCATGGTGACATTTGGGCGCTCTCCAGTTCCAGCAGCTACCATGAAGGAGGAGCTCATATTCTGCTGGCTGACGGTGCTGTTCGCTTTATCAGCGAAAACATCGATACTGGCAACCTGGCTCTGGCACCTGCCACCAGCGGTCCCAGTAACTATGGTATCTGGGGAGCTCTGGGGACGAAGCAGGGGGGAGAAACTATCGGAGATTATTAA
- a CDS encoding DUF6263 family protein: protein MRSFVFCVLSIFVCQILAPVSVLQAEEDATTYSLRFKFTPGEFEHYAVDAKNQFTVELNQAKETTVNSTQTQKHYRVVGVDESGNATLETMIDRVQMSVQFNGGTPATFDSIQPVEKDLEQFVPIRKTIGRPSRIIYSPTGEVISVLELQTTSEGSTFKEVTKKGPEKLENDKSRSLGFLIPLPEDSVKIGDSWNEDFEAEVSVSKVLRKKVPIRRIFTLKSVEGDLAVISFKTKIMERLNDPKFSIQLIQKTPSGTIKLDMDKGVIVSQDVSLDKAQVGVFDGQGAMRAITSVVETLVDPASLAQKTAETAAE, encoded by the coding sequence ATGCGGTCTTTTGTTTTCTGTGTGCTTTCAATTTTCGTCTGCCAGATCCTGGCACCTGTTTCTGTATTACAAGCAGAAGAAGACGCAACGACCTACTCCCTGCGCTTTAAATTTACGCCTGGTGAATTCGAACATTATGCGGTCGACGCAAAGAATCAGTTCACTGTCGAGTTGAACCAGGCTAAAGAGACAACAGTCAACTCCACACAGACTCAAAAGCATTATCGTGTGGTCGGAGTGGATGAATCAGGGAATGCCACGCTCGAAACGATGATTGACCGCGTGCAGATGAGTGTGCAGTTCAACGGTGGTACTCCTGCCACATTTGACAGTATCCAACCTGTGGAGAAAGACCTGGAACAGTTTGTCCCGATCCGTAAAACCATCGGCCGCCCTTCACGCATCATTTACTCACCGACGGGCGAAGTCATTAGTGTGCTGGAATTGCAAACAACTTCTGAAGGATCCACTTTTAAAGAAGTCACTAAAAAAGGACCGGAAAAGCTCGAAAATGATAAATCCCGCAGCCTGGGATTCCTGATTCCTCTTCCAGAAGACTCCGTCAAAATCGGCGATAGCTGGAATGAAGACTTTGAAGCGGAAGTCTCAGTCAGCAAAGTTTTGCGTAAAAAAGTTCCCATTCGTCGAATCTTCACTCTGAAATCTGTCGAAGGTGATCTGGCTGTCATTTCCTTTAAAACCAAGATTATGGAACGACTCAACGACCCCAAATTCAGCATTCAGCTGATTCAAAAAACCCCCTCAGGAACAATCAAGCTGGACATGGACAAGGGAGTGATTGTCTCTCAGGATGTCTCGCTGGACAAAGCACAGGTCGGGGTGTTTGACGGGCAGGGAGCCATGCGGGCGATTACCAGTGTGGTTGAGACCCTGGTCGATCCGGCTTCGCTGGCGCAGAAAACTGCTGAGACTGCCGCCGAGTGA